The Anguilla anguilla isolate fAngAng1 chromosome 4, fAngAng1.pri, whole genome shotgun sequence genome has a window encoding:
- the LOC118225889 gene encoding uncharacterized protein LOC118225889 → MMDYTKVEQRSLRREEERVESITGYGLTREERDILSNIKEEKEEENEDCLSRIESEVIKSEDGVKDEEVIQLSVKEEKESDEESEIDETTQTEIRMKNNLFSTSGESSTEPFVRTHWNQNEESHPTLENLADKIIPPGHGDAGPSVVDCHCCCKLNEGKPCHTRFPKEELLDVRLQYLNLSREELDIAILSKLSCGMHLSDTTSRSRKREQTQRLAHRTDYYYHGHRICRDVFKYLHGVGQDKLNALMKHYKAAGVEARVHKLNKRLPANALKLQDTSHCGFHPQLCRGECDHSSRPHTKHWNVKKKM, encoded by the exons ATGATGGATTACACAAAGGTGGAGCAGAGATCACTgagaagggaagaggagagggttGAGAGCATAACTGGATATGGGTTGaccagggaggagagagacatCCTTTCCAACAtaaaggaggagaaggaagaggaaaaTGAAGATTGTTTAAGTAGGATTGAAAGTGAGGTAATAAAAAGTGAAGATGGTGTGAAAGATGAAGAGGTAATACAACTCAgtgtgaaagaagaaaaagaaagtgatgAAGAGAGTGAGATTGATGAAACCACTCAAACAGAAATAAGGATGAAGAACAACCTCTTCAGTACCTCTGGGGAATCCTCCACTGAACCCTTTGTCAGAACCCACTGGAATCAAAATGAAG agtcaCATCCAACTCTCGAAAATCTGGCCGATAAAATCATTCCTCCTGGCCATGGTGATGCTGGGCCTTCTGTAGTAGATTGTCATTGCTGCTGCAAGCTCAATGAAGGAAAGCCTTGCCATACCAGATTCCCCAAAGAGGAGCTCCTTGATGTCCGTCTGCAGTACCTCAACCTGTCTCGTGAAGAGCTTGACATTGCCATTCTCTCCAAGCTTTCTTGTGGAATGCATCTCTCTGACACAACATCAAGGtccaggaagagagagcagacacagcGTTTAGCCCACCGTACTGATTATTACTATCATGGGCATAGGATCTGCCGTGATGTTTTCAAATATCTCCATGGGGTTGGGCAGGACaaattgaatgcattaatgaaGCATTACAAGGCTGCTGGGGTGGAAGCAAGGGTCCACAAGCTGAATAAGAGGCTTCctgcaaatgcattaaaattgcaGGACACGAGCCATTGTGGATTTCATCCTCAACTATGCAGAGGCGAATGCGATCATTCTTCCAGGCCGCACACAAAGCattggaatgtaaaaaaaaagatgtaa